Proteins from one Chroococcidiopsis sp. CCMEE 29 genomic window:
- a CDS encoding O-antigen ligase family protein, with translation MRLQPTITPDVAKKLPVQGRYIKVESVAFLFWFFIGLDPCLTFLFFRSNPALGTLVICLPPTGFAFFLLSSLLTGNRLKRAEILKPMVAKLLVAFVIWAGVTLFWTGASSPFSAFGYWASIAIKLFVVLLLLFLGNTERVAIKSLQGFAWGGFVFALVPLLLNAKTIDGRLGDEVFLHPNTIGNQMAIITLCCVYLALQSWGRMAERRLYILISGILLFTLLRSLSKTSIICLLLALLIYLIRSKISLQKKINLVVLAGGVIAICSVALTEYLDRYLNEQQGGKALTTATGRTRIWQMTWQMIQENPIWGYGYQSYRDLADQIIALRLVHPHNEWLNVWFNLGGVGLILGVLTYITYYWHLRQAAKAGLPQEALGLALLTYSLVRGVTEANIPDLIAYPTPLMMLMIGWLTQRKQFSRNGDRYG, from the coding sequence TAACTCCGGATGTAGCAAAGAAGTTGCCTGTTCAGGGACGCTACATCAAAGTTGAAAGTGTTGCATTTTTGTTTTGGTTTTTTATCGGGCTAGATCCTTGCCTAACTTTCTTATTTTTTAGGAGCAATCCAGCACTAGGAACATTAGTGATCTGTCTACCACCTACAGGCTTTGCATTTTTTCTCCTATCAAGCTTACTAACTGGCAACCGACTTAAACGCGCAGAGATTTTAAAGCCAATGGTAGCAAAGCTACTAGTAGCATTTGTGATCTGGGCAGGCGTAACGCTGTTTTGGACGGGTGCGAGTTCGCCCTTTTCAGCTTTTGGTTACTGGGCTAGCATTGCAATAAAACTTTTTGTTGTGTTGCTACTGCTATTTTTAGGAAACACAGAGCGAGTGGCAATTAAATCCTTGCAAGGTTTTGCTTGGGGTGGATTTGTTTTTGCCTTAGTGCCTCTGCTGTTAAATGCCAAAACTATTGACGGACGTTTAGGTGATGAGGTTTTTCTTCATCCGAATACGATTGGCAATCAAATGGCGATTATCACCCTATGCTGTGTTTACTTAGCATTACAATCTTGGGGACGGATGGCAGAGCGACGGCTCTACATATTAATTTCGGGAATCCTACTTTTTACCCTACTAAGAAGCCTAAGCAAAACATCTATTATCTGCCTCTTGTTAGCACTTTTGATTTATTTAATACGTAGCAAAATTAGTTTACAAAAAAAGATAAATTTAGTAGTACTAGCAGGTGGAGTGATAGCTATTTGTTCTGTAGCCCTAACTGAATATCTAGATCGGTATCTGAATGAACAACAAGGGGGGAAAGCTCTGACCACTGCCACAGGAAGAACGCGAATTTGGCAAATGACTTGGCAGATGATTCAAGAAAATCCAATTTGGGGCTATGGGTATCAATCTTACCGGGATCTTGCAGATCAGATAATTGCACTTCGCTTGGTTCATCCACACAACGAATGGTTAAATGTATGGTTTAACTTGGGGGGCGTGGGTTTAATCCTAGGTGTACTAACTTACATCACCTATTATTGGCATTTACGACAAGCAGCTAAAGCTGGTTTACCGCAAGAAGCTTTGGGACTCGCTCTGCTAACTTATTCCCTAGTACGTGGAGTGACGGAGGCAAATATCCCAGATTTAATCGCTTATCCCACACCACTGATGATGTTGATGATTGGGTGGCTAACCCAAAGAAAGCAATTTTCGCGCAACGGAGATAGGTATGGCTAA